From the Petrotoga sibirica DSM 13575 genome, one window contains:
- the gndA gene encoding NADP-dependent phosphogluconate dehydrogenase, translating to MDQQKSDIAVIGMAVMGQNLALNMESKGFKVSVYNRTNEKTERFVEERAKNKNIQVAFSIEELINSLKTPRKIILMVKAGKPVDDVINELLPYLNKQDIIIDGGNSFYKDTDRRYEDLLKKGIRFLGTGISGGEYGALHGPSIMPGGDESAYEEVKEILEATAAQTEDGPCVTYLGPKSSGHYVKMVHNGIEYAIMELIAETYDIMRKVLKMNPQDMSKLFKEWNEDHKSYLMEISYKILEWKDEETGQPIVDVILDSAKQKGTGKWSVQDALDLNISIPTINAAVNARTLSSIKDERMRIGEIYETPIEMNLDESFINSLRDALYISTIIAYAEGMKLLQVASKEYEYNLDLSEVARIWEDGCIIRSTFLKPIQRTFKNDPNLVNLIISDEFKNDIKEKIPKLREVVSEIKKAGIPIPALSSALDYFDGLSSKELPANLIQAQRDYFGAHTYERKDKEGIFHTEWQDIHNI from the coding sequence ATGGATCAGCAAAAGAGCGATATAGCGGTTATAGGAATGGCGGTGATGGGGCAGAACCTTGCTTTAAACATGGAATCTAAGGGTTTTAAGGTATCTGTTTACAATAGAACAAATGAAAAAACCGAAAGATTTGTGGAAGAAAGAGCAAAAAATAAAAATATCCAAGTGGCTTTCTCTATTGAAGAACTTATTAATTCATTAAAAACACCAAGAAAGATCATCCTGATGGTTAAAGCTGGTAAACCGGTTGATGATGTAATCAATGAACTTTTACCCTATTTGAATAAGCAAGATATAATCATAGACGGAGGAAATTCTTTTTACAAAGATACAGACAGGAGATACGAAGATTTACTTAAAAAAGGAATAAGATTTTTAGGAACCGGCATAAGTGGAGGGGAATACGGTGCGTTACACGGTCCATCCATTATGCCTGGGGGAGATGAATCCGCATATGAAGAGGTAAAAGAGATACTCGAAGCTACTGCTGCTCAAACAGAAGATGGTCCATGTGTTACTTACCTTGGTCCCAAATCAAGTGGTCATTATGTTAAAATGGTTCACAACGGGATAGAGTACGCCATCATGGAGTTGATAGCAGAAACATACGATATTATGAGGAAAGTACTTAAAATGAATCCTCAGGATATGAGTAAATTATTTAAAGAATGGAATGAAGACCACAAGTCTTATTTGATGGAAATTAGTTATAAGATTTTAGAGTGGAAAGACGAAGAAACAGGTCAACCAATCGTTGACGTTATTTTAGACAGTGCAAAACAGAAAGGTACCGGGAAATGGAGTGTTCAAGACGCTTTAGACTTGAATATATCAATCCCCACTATAAACGCTGCCGTAAATGCAAGAACCTTATCCTCAATAAAAGATGAAAGGATGAGGATTGGAGAAATATATGAAACCCCCATCGAAATGAATTTAGACGAAAGCTTTATCAATTCTTTAAGGGATGCTTTGTATATTTCAACGATAATTGCTTACGCAGAAGGTATGAAGTTGTTGCAAGTTGCCTCCAAAGAGTACGAGTATAACTTAGATTTATCTGAAGTTGCAAGGATTTGGGAAGATGGATGTATAATAAGATCCACATTTTTAAAACCCATTCAAAGGACATTTAAAAATGATCCCAATTTAGTAAATTTGATAATTTCTGACGAATTCAAAAATGATATTAAGGAGAAAATTCCAAAGCTGAGAGAGGTAGTTTCAGAGATTAAAAAAGCTGGTATACCTATTCCTGCTCTCAGTTCAGCCCTTGATTATTTTGATGGGTTAAGTTCAAAAGAGTTACCGGCGAATCTGATTCAGGCACAGAGGGATTATTTTGGTGCTCACACGTACGAAAGAAAGGACAAAGAGGGAATTTTCCACACAGAATGGCAAGATATACATAATATATAG
- a CDS encoding SDR family oxidoreductase — MSKVEDYFNVEGKVIAITGGAGVLCSEMARSLGEAGGKIAVVDLSERAMALLSNELTEKGVEHITIKTNVLEKNDLIRAKDEILETFGKIDILINGAGGNKPEATTSKDKSFFELPEDAVQWVFNLNFLGTFLASQVFGEYFAEKGYGEIINISSMNAFRPLTKIPAYSAAKAAVSNFTQWLAVHMNHNYSKKIRVNAIAPGFLLTNQNRFLLTNQDGSLTQRGNQILDHTPMGRFGEPKDLISTVMWLISDSSEFVNGVVVPIDGGFAAYSGV, encoded by the coding sequence GTGAGTAAAGTCGAAGATTATTTTAATGTGGAAGGCAAAGTAATAGCAATAACGGGTGGAGCAGGCGTTCTATGCTCTGAAATGGCTAGATCCTTGGGAGAAGCTGGTGGGAAGATTGCTGTAGTGGATCTATCAGAAAGAGCTATGGCCCTGTTAAGTAATGAATTAACAGAAAAAGGTGTTGAACACATAACGATAAAAACTAACGTCTTGGAAAAAAATGATTTAATAAGAGCAAAAGATGAAATTCTTGAAACATTTGGTAAAATAGATATACTGATAAACGGGGCAGGTGGCAACAAACCGGAGGCAACAACAAGTAAAGACAAATCATTTTTTGAACTCCCAGAAGATGCAGTACAATGGGTTTTTAACTTGAATTTCTTAGGTACATTTTTGGCAAGTCAAGTGTTTGGAGAATATTTTGCAGAAAAAGGTTATGGAGAGATAATAAATATTTCATCGATGAACGCATTTAGACCCTTGACAAAGATCCCTGCTTATTCTGCAGCTAAAGCAGCTGTGAGTAATTTTACACAATGGTTAGCGGTTCATATGAACCACAACTACTCGAAAAAAATAAGGGTCAATGCGATAGCTCCAGGATTTCTCTTAACCAATCAGAATCGATTCTTGTTGACCAACCAAGACGGTAGTTTAACCCAAAGGGGAAATCAAATATTGGATCATACACCTATGGGAAGGTTTGGAGAACCTAAAGATCTAATTTCTACAGTGATGTGGTTGATAAGTGACAGTTCTGAGTTTGTTAACGGTGTTGTTGTTCCAATAGATGGAGGGTTCGCAGCTTATAGTGGCGTATAA